The following is a genomic window from Chitinophaga caseinilytica.
GAATTTCTGTTCGTTGTCGTTATTGAAATACTGGTCGGGTGCTACCTGCGAAAGCGGCTGCCGGTCCAGGAATTTGCTGCAGCTGCTGAAAAGCCCGGCTGCGGCGATTGCAAATATGGAAAGTTGCTTTTTCATTGTTGTTCGATTGTAGGATTAGAAAGACAGGTCCAGGCCGGCGGAGAACACTTTGCTGAACGGATATACACGGCCATTGGCTTCGGCGTTGGCCTGTTCCGGATCGATGTACTTGGAGTCCAGTTTGGTCCAGGTCAGCAGGTTGTCGCCGCTCACGTAAACGCGGAGGCGCGACAGTTTGATGCGCTTCAGCATGTGATCGGGCAGGGAATAGCCGAGGGTGAGGTTTTTCAGGCGGAGGTACGCCAGGTCGCGCATGTACTTGTCATTGACGTTGGTGAGCGGGTTGTTGCCGTTGAGGGCGATGTAGCCGCGCAGGCGCGGGAAGTAGCTGTCCTGGCCTTTCTCCGGCGACCAAACCTTGTCGGGGAAGTCGGTGGGGAGGAAGGAGTAGTACGGACGGCTGTAGGGGCCCCAGAATTTATCCGCGTTCGCGCCGGGGTACCAGTCTCTTTTGCCGATGCCCTGGAAGAAGAACGACAGGTCGAAGCCGTTCCAGCTGGCGCCGCCGTTAAATCCATACGGGTAGCGGATCTGGTTGTTGCCGAGGCGTACGAGGTCGCCGTGGTCGCTCAGGGTGTTCAGGCCGTTATTGATGATGCCGTCGTTGTTGAGGTCTTTGAACTTCAGGTCGCCGGCGAGCAGTTTGTTGTACTGTCCGGAAGCGGATTTGATGTTGGAGCCCACCAGGTCCTGGTTCACTTTTGCCTGCCATGCGGCGGCTTCTTCGTCGGAATTGAAGTACCCGTCGGTCACATATCCCCAGATCTCACCGTATTTCTGGCCTACGTAATAATCGTTCAGGCGCTGGTTGTCGTTGGAGAACCGGGTGATCACGGAGCTGAAATCGCTCAGGTTGGCGCCGATGTTCCAGATGAAGGGCTTGCCGGCCAGATCGAATGAGCTGTTATAGTTCACGCTGATCTCGAAACCCTTGGTGCGGAGGTCTGCCGCATTTTCCTGCGGTTCGCTGGCGCCGAACACCACGGGCAGCGTTGCGCCTTTGGTGAGCATGTCTTTGGTGTCGCGGATGTAGTAATCGAAGCTCAGTGTCAGTTTGTTCTGGAACAGGCCTGCATCCAGGCCGAAGTTCTGCGAAGCCGTCTTTTCCCAGGTGAGGTTGGGGGAGATGGCGTTGGGCGAAGCCAGGTATTCCAATTTCTTGCCGCCTGCCACCCAATCGTGCGTACCGCGGTTCAGCAGCGGAATGTAGGGATACGCGCTGGAGGTCACCTGGTTGCCCAGCTGGCCGTAGGAAGCACGGATCTTCAGGTCGCTCAGTACGTTTTTAACAGGCTCGAAGAAGTTTTCCTCGCTGATCCTCCAGCCGCCGGAAACAGACGGGAAGAAGCCGAACCGGTTGCCTTTCGGGAAGCGGGAAGTACCGTCGTAACGGCCATTCACTTCGAAGAGGTATTTGCCTTTGTAATCGTAGTTGGCGCGGGCGAAATAGCCCAGCAGCGCCCATTCGCTCTGCGCACCGGAAATAGTGTAGTAGCCGGAGCCGAGGCCGATGTCGTTCAGGTCCTGCGACAGCAGGTCGCCGCGCTCGGAGGTGATGCGTTTGAACTGTTTCAGTTCCTGGTTGTAACCTGCCATGAATTTCACGTTGTGCTTGCCGTAGCTTTTGGTGAATTCGCCATAAGCGTTGGCTACGTGATAGTAATCCTGGTTGGTTTCTTCACGGAGGAAGTCGGGCCGGGGCACTTTGCTGATCACGCCGGGGTAGATGGAGTAGGGCGAAGAAGTCTGCCGGAAGCTGGCCGTGGTCGGGTTATCGTTATCCCGCGCAGGGTTCAGCGTGAAGGTGTAGTTGGCGTACAGGTTGATGTTGTCGTTCACCTTCACGGTTACGCCCCAGGTGCTCATCAGTTCGTTCCAGCGTTGAACGCCTTTGTTTTTGCCGTAAAGCAGGTCGGAGAAGAGGCCGTCACCGATCTGGTAGTTGTTCAGGGCGGTGATGTAGGTGGCCGTGCCGTCGGGGTTTTTCGGAACGTAGGAGGGGAGCGCGTGCACGGTGGAGTTCACGAAGTTCGTGTTGGGGTCCCATCCCGGGTAGGTGTATTTGCCGATCATGAGCTGCGTGTTGTTGGAGAACGTCAGCCATTTGTTGGCGCGCACGGTGAGCTTGGTGCGCAGGTTGTAGGAGTTGTACACGTCGCGGTTCAGGCGCATCATGCCTTTTTTGTTGAACATACGGCCCGATACGAGGAAGTCCACTTTTTCCGTTCCGCCGGAAATGCTCAGGCTATGCTCCATACCGTCTTGCGCGGGCAGGAAGAACTCGTCCCACCAATCGGTATTGCCATAATATACATACTGGTCTTTGTTATTCCGGCGGTCGATCACCACGGAAGGGAGCGATTTGTCGGTCTGGCGTTTCTTCAGCTCTTCCATGTCTTTGGGGGTGTACCGCGTGTAGGTGTTGCCGGTAGTCACGAGGAAGGCTTCGTCGTTCAGCACGGCGGCAGTGTAGCCGTCGGTGATGAAGTCGGTGGAAACAGTGGAGTAAGATTTATTGAAGTTGTTGCCGTAGTTCACGGTGAGTTTCCCTCTTTTGGCGGCTTTGGTGGTAACGAGCACTACGCCGAAGGCGGCGCGTGCGCCGTAGATGGCGGCTGCAGCGGC
Proteins encoded in this region:
- a CDS encoding TonB-dependent receptor, with product MRNMLRKLCAGLFLTGLLPLAVLAQQGGASISGTVSSQKNEPLPGVSVEVKTPDGQRKGTATDISGKFRLAGLPAGTPVTITFTFIGFETQSITGKTLQAGDNPLPAITLADAAKGLNELVVVGYGTQKKVNLTGAISQVGAEAFENRPVANVTQALQGAVPGLNITFTDGRPGANGRFNVRGNNPLSSGAQPLVLIDGVPGSMNNVNPRDIETVTVLKDAAAAAIYGARAAFGVVLVTTKAAKRGKLTVNYGNNFNKSYSTVSTDFITDGYTAAVLNDEAFLVTTGNTYTRYTPKDMEELKKRQTDKSLPSVVIDRRNNKDQYVYYGNTDWWDEFFLPAQDGMEHSLSISGGTEKVDFLVSGRMFNKKGMMRLNRDVYNSYNLRTKLTVRANKWLTFSNNTQLMIGKYTYPGWDPNTNFVNSTVHALPSYVPKNPDGTATYITALNNYQIGDGLFSDLLYGKNKGVQRWNELMSTWGVTVKVNDNINLYANYTFTLNPARDNDNPTTASFRQTSSPYSIYPGVISKVPRPDFLREETNQDYYHVANAYGEFTKSYGKHNVKFMAGYNQELKQFKRITSERGDLLSQDLNDIGLGSGYYTISGAQSEWALLGYFARANYDYKGKYLFEVNGRYDGTSRFPKGNRFGFFPSVSGGWRISEENFFEPVKNVLSDLKIRASYGQLGNQVTSSAYPYIPLLNRGTHDWVAGGKKLEYLASPNAISPNLTWEKTASQNFGLDAGLFQNKLTLSFDYYIRDTKDMLTKGATLPVVFGASEPQENAADLRTKGFEISVNYNSSFDLAGKPFIWNIGANLSDFSSVITRFSNDNQRLNDYYVGQKYGEIWGYVTDGYFNSDEEAAAWQAKVNQDLVGSNIKSASGQYNKLLAGDLKFKDLNNDGIINNGLNTLSDHGDLVRLGNNQIRYPYGFNGGASWNGFDLSFFFQGIGKRDWYPGANADKFWGPYSRPYYSFLPTDFPDKVWSPEKGQDSYFPRLRGYIALNGNNPLTNVNDKYMRDLAYLRLKNLTLGYSLPDHMLKRIKLSRLRVYVSGDNLLTWTKLDSKYIDPEQANAEANGRVYPFSKVFSAGLDLSF